From the Myxococcaceae bacterium JPH2 genome, the window CGAACATGTTGGAGGACAGGGAGATTCACGAGGTCGTCGCGCAGTCCGCCTCGTTGGATGACGCCCCCAAGCGCCTCATCGAGTTGGCCAACGAGCGCGGCGGAGACGACAACATCACCGTCATCGTCGTGCGCGTGGCGGCGTGAAACTCCGTCAGTCACATGTCCCTGGGGACCTCCCCCGGGTCTGTTGACCTTGACACTCTCGGAACACGGATGGTAGCTGCCCAAACGTTTCCACCATCGGCAAAATGCCGATGGGGCGACGAAGCGCTCGGGGTGGTGCGGTGGGGGGAGGTGTTGCGCGCGAGGAGAGCGACATAGCTTCTCGCGGCTGATGTCCCACGCGGAGTAGAGACTCACAGGGAGCTGTCCGTGGCGAAAAAGTCCTTCACCCTGATGGTGATCCCGGATCACGACGCTCCGGTGAAGCGCTACACCATCCAGCGCTCCTGGCTCACGCAGGTGGCCATGGGCGTGATGCTGGTGGTGGGCCTGGGAGTCGCGGGAAGCATCCACTACTTCCAGGTGGCGGCGGACGCGTCCGAGAACCGCATCCTCCGGGATGAGAACCTCACGCTCCGCTCCCAGCTGAAGTCCGTGCGGGAGCGCATCGAGCACATCGGCTCCACGCTGGACCGGGTGGAGCGGTTCGACCAGAAGCTGCGCGCCGTCACGCTCCTGTCAGACCCTCAGCGCAATCTGGCCATGGGCCCCACCGAGCCCGAGGCGGGCACGGCGCAGGCCACGGACACGCAGTTCACGCAGCTCACCACCACCGAAACGCCCAAGGCGATGATGGGGCGGTTGGACCGGTTGAGCGCGGAGGCCACGCGGCAGGAGCAGAGCCTCCAGGAGCTGCAGGCCTACTTCCAGGACCAGAAGTCGATGCTGGCCTCCACTCCGTCCGTCTGGCCCGCGCGGGGTTGGGTGACCAGTGACTTCGGTCAGCGGTTGGATCCGTACACGGCGGATCGCGTGATGCACGCGGGCCTCGACATCGCGGCGGAGCACGGCAAGGAAGTGCACGCGCCGTCGGATGGCACGGTGGTGTTCGCGGGCCTCGAGGGCGGGTATGGCAACGTCATCGTCATCGACCACGGCTATGGCATCAAGACGCGCTACGGCCACCTGTCCAAGCTGATGGTGAAGGCCGGCGACCGCGTGAAGCGCGGCGCGCTGATCGCGGCGGTGGGCAACACGGGCCGCTCCACGGGTCCCCACCTGCACTACGAAGTCCGCGTGAACGGCATCCCGCAGAACCCGCGCAAGTTCATCCTGGAGGAGTAGTCCTCCTGTGGCATCCCGGGCGCGCGGGAGTCGCGCGCCGGGCCCCCGTCCCTCGGGCCTTACGCGGGCGGGATGAAGGCGTCCAAGTGGATGCGCCGGTGCTGGAGCCCCTGGGCTCGCCCCGAGCGCTCCATGACGTAGGCCCGCTCCAACTCGCCCCAGAGCAGCGGCCCCAGCACCTGCCAGTGCGAGGGCTGATCCACGGTCAGCTCCAGGAGCGCCACGGTGTAGTCCGGCGCGTCCTCGGCGGAGGCCCCTTCGGGCAGGGCCTTGCGCGCGTCCTGGATGAGGCGCTCGCGCGTGGTCGCCCCCATGGACGCGTCCACCGTGAGCTGTGAGGTGGGGACGAGGAGGGCCGCGAAGGCATCTGGCTGGACGCGGACCACCTTGGCTCCCGGGTACTGCGCCGCGAGTGAGCGCGCGGTGGCCGCGAGCAGCGCGTCGCCGGCGGGGAAGCCGAACTTCGCGTTGAAGCGGATCAGCTCTCGGACATCGGCGATGACCGCGCCCACGCGCCACCCATCATGGTGGGCGTGGGTGGACAGGTCGAACTCCTCCTTGAGGAGCGCGCCCTGGGTGAGCGCGAGCACATGGAAGGCGCCCGTGCGCGGATCCGGCTGACCCCGCCGCTGTTGCTCGGCGGTGATGAGCTCCGCGGCCGCGGCCTGCACCGACTCTTGGGGACGGCCGGGCCGCACGGAGCGGGGGAAGAGGGAGATGAGCGCCGTGGCGCTGGCGTCGTCGAGCGGGTAGGGCATCGTGGGGCCTCTCTATCGCGGCGGGAGTCGAAGCGCAGGGGCTCAGCGCATGCGGTGCGCGGTGACGGTCACCTCGTCGCGGTCGTGGTAGAGCTGCCGGACCAAGATGCCCTCCCAGCCGCCCTCCCCCGCGAGCGTGTGGCGCACGCGCATCAGCAGGGGGTTCTTGTCCTTCATGGGCAGCTTGATGTTGGCCACCAGATGGTGCGCCCACCCGCGGCGCCCCCACTTGGCCAAGAGCTGAGCCACCTCCAGGGGACGCCACGCCATGTCGCAGAAGAGCCAGTCCACCGGCTCCTCCGGGGCGTAGGCGAAGGCGCTCTCCTGCATGTGCCGCACGCGCGGGTGCGAGGTCAGCTCCGGCATGAGCTTCGCCGGATCCACCGCCACCACGCGCGCGCCTCGGGAAACGAGCCGCTGCGTCCACCCGCCGGGCGCGGCGCCCAGGTCCACGCAGACGTCGCCTCGGCCGGGCTCGAAGGCCAGCCCATCCAGAGCCTCCTCCAGCTTCATTGCCGCGCGAGACGGAGACTCCCCCGCGCGCTTCATTCGCCGCCGTCCGCCCGGAGCCAGCGACAGCGCCTCGCTCGCGGCCACGGCGCCCACCACGACGCCCTCGGGTGCCACGCAAAGCCCCACCAGCAGGGCGCCCGCCTCCCGCGCGCGCTGCTCGTCATCCAGTAGCCGATCCGCTGGGAGCTGCGCCCGCACGGCCGCCTCCAAGGCCTCCGCCCGGGCCGCCTGGGTGTTGCCCCGAGGGGTGTCCGGCGTGAAGGCCTGCACCACCCACGGCCCTCGGGTGGACAGCGCGGCCACGGCCCGCGCCGCCGCTTGCGCCACGGCCTCGGGAGTCCCCTCCAGCAGCGGGGTCACCACCCGGTGCCCCGCGCGCGCGAACGCGGGCTTCAACCCGGGGGCGCCGTCGCTCTCCACCAGGGCCTCGCCCAGCAGCCGGGGCTGCACGCCGGCCCAGGCCAGCTCCTCGTAGAGATGCGCCTCGAAGCCTGCTCGGCACGTCCACAGCCACCGGCCCGGGCGAGGCGCCAGGAGGTGTGGGGGCATGGCGGGCATCCGCGCCCGAGGTGGGATGGAGGGGGCTGCGGGCGGGGGGACTGGGGCTCGGGCGGCCGGAGGTCGGCCAGCGGGGCCTCGAGAGGGGCGGGGGGCAGATGGCCGGTCCGACCGGCGGCGTTGATTTCTGTGAGGGGACATTGCGTGCGCTCGGTTCCGCTTTACTCTGTGCCGCCGCGTACTGGGCGGCCAGCCGAGTGGAGTTTTTGGGGGACGCCCGTGGTTCTGATGGTTTACATCCGGTTCTCCCTTACATCTCCTGGGACTTCCCTTCACTCGCCGCCGTCCTCCGTGGATTCACCGGTGAGAGAGTCGAACGCATGATTGAATGGACGCTGAAGAAGCTCATCGGTACCAAGAATGAGCGCGAGCTCAAGAAGGCCCGGGCGAAGGTCATCCGGGTCAACGAGCTCGAGAGCCGGATGAAGGCCCTTTCGGACGAGGACTTCCCTCGCGAGACGGCCCGGATGAAGCAGGAAATCCAGAACGGCCGCTCCCTGGACGACACGATGTTCGAGGCGTTCGCGCTCACGCGCGAGGCTGCCCGGCGCGTCATCGGCCAGCGCCACTACGACGTTCAGCTCATCGGCGGCATGTTCCTGCACGAGGGCTGCATCGCGGAAATGCGCACCGGTGAAGGCAAGACGCTCACCGCCACGCTGCCCAGCTACCTCAACGCGCTGTCGGGCCGCGGCGTGCACGTCGTGACGGTCAACGACTACCTCGCCCGCCGCGACGCCGAGTGGATGGGCCGCGTCTACCGCTTCCTGGGCATGACGACGGGCTGCGTGCTGCACGAGCTGAACGACAAGCAGCGCCAAGAGTCGTACCGCGCGGACATCACCTACGGGCAGAACAACGAGTTCGGCTTCGACTACCTGCGCGACAACATGAAGTTCCGCTTGCAGGACTACGTCCAGCGCGAGCTGAACTACGCCATCGTGGACGAGGTGGACTCCATCCTCATCGACGAGGCCCGCACGCCGCTCATCATCTCGGGCCCCACTGAGGACAGCACGGACAAGTACTACCGGGTGGATCAGGTCATCCCCGGCCTCGTCCCGGACCAGGACTACACCCTGGATGAGAAGCACCGCGCGGTGGCGCTCACGGACGACGGCATCGAGAAGCTCCAGAAGCGCCTGAGCGTCGGCAACCTGTACGACCCCGGTGAGATCGAGACGCTCCACCACGTGGAGCAGGCCCTGCGCGCGCACACGCTCTACAAGCGCGACAAGGACTACGTGGTGAAGGACGGCGAGGTGATGATCGTCGACGAGTTCACCGGCCGCCTCATGCCGGGCCGGCGCTGGTCGGACGGTCTGCACCAGGCCATCGAGGCCAAGGAGGGCGTGAAGATCGAGAACGAGAACCAGACGCTCGCCACGGTCTCGTTCCAGAACTACTTCCGCATGTACTCCAAGCTGTCCGGCATGACGGGCACCGCGGATACGGAGGCCGAGGAGTTCGCCAAAATCTACAACCTCGACGTGCGCGTCATCCCGACCAACCGGGGCCTGGTCCGGCAGGATCAGCAGGACGTGGTCTACAAGACCGAGCGCGAGAAGTTCGAGGCGGTCGCCGAGCAGATCGAGGAGCTCCACAAGGCGGGCCAGCCGGTGCTCGTGGGCACGGTGTCCATCGCCAAGAGCGAGGTGGTGGCCAACTTCCTCAAGAAGCGGGGCGTGCCGCACAACGTCCTCAACGCCAAGGCGCACCAGCGCGAGGCGGACATCGTGGCGCAGGCGGGCCGCAAGGGCGCGGTGACCATCTCCACGAACATGGCCGGCCGCGGAACGGACATCCTCCTGGGCGGCAACGCCGAGATCATGGCGAAGGCCGCCATGGGCGCGCCCCCCGAGATGCCGCAGCCCGTGGAGGGCCAGGCGTTGGACCTCACCGGCTACCAGCAGGCGCTGGCGGACTGGGAGAAGACCTTCGCGGAGACGAAGCAGAAGTTCGAGGAGCAGACCAAGGCGGAGCGCGCCGAGGTGATGTCGGCCGGTGGCTTGTTCATCATCGGCACCGAGCGCCACGAGTCGCGCCGCATCGACAACCAGCTGCGCGGCCGCGCGGGTCGCCAGGGTGATCCGGGCGCCAGTCGCTTCTTCCTGTCGCTCGAGGACGACCTGATGCGCATCTTCGGGTCCGAGCGCATCCAG encodes:
- a CDS encoding M23 family metallopeptidase, whose amino-acid sequence is MAKKSFTLMVIPDHDAPVKRYTIQRSWLTQVAMGVMLVVGLGVAGSIHYFQVAADASENRILRDENLTLRSQLKSVRERIEHIGSTLDRVERFDQKLRAVTLLSDPQRNLAMGPTEPEAGTAQATDTQFTQLTTTETPKAMMGRLDRLSAEATRQEQSLQELQAYFQDQKSMLASTPSVWPARGWVTSDFGQRLDPYTADRVMHAGLDIAAEHGKEVHAPSDGTVVFAGLEGGYGNVIVIDHGYGIKTRYGHLSKLMVKAGDRVKRGALIAAVGNTGRSTGPHLHYEVRVNGIPQNPRKFILEE
- a CDS encoding GGDEF domain-containing protein, translated to MPYPLDDASATALISLFPRSVRPGRPQESVQAAAAELITAEQQRRGQPDPRTGAFHVLALTQGALLKEEFDLSTHAHHDGWRVGAVIADVRELIRFNAKFGFPAGDALLAATARSLAAQYPGAKVVRVQPDAFAALLVPTSQLTVDASMGATTRERLIQDARKALPEGASAEDAPDYTVALLELTVDQPSHWQVLGPLLWGELERAYVMERSGRAQGLQHRRIHLDAFIPPA
- the rlmM gene encoding 23S rRNA (cytidine(2498)-2'-O)-methyltransferase RlmM, whose translation is MPPHLLAPRPGRWLWTCRAGFEAHLYEELAWAGVQPRLLGEALVESDGAPGLKPAFARAGHRVVTPLLEGTPEAVAQAAARAVAALSTRGPWVVQAFTPDTPRGNTQAARAEALEAAVRAQLPADRLLDDEQRAREAGALLVGLCVAPEGVVVGAVAASEALSLAPGGRRRMKRAGESPSRAAMKLEEALDGLAFEPGRGDVCVDLGAAPGGWTQRLVSRGARVVAVDPAKLMPELTSHPRVRHMQESAFAYAPEEPVDWLFCDMAWRPLEVAQLLAKWGRRGWAHHLVANIKLPMKDKNPLLMRVRHTLAGEGGWEGILVRQLYHDRDEVTVTAHRMR
- the secA gene encoding preprotein translocase subunit SecA, giving the protein MIEWTLKKLIGTKNERELKKARAKVIRVNELESRMKALSDEDFPRETARMKQEIQNGRSLDDTMFEAFALTREAARRVIGQRHYDVQLIGGMFLHEGCIAEMRTGEGKTLTATLPSYLNALSGRGVHVVTVNDYLARRDAEWMGRVYRFLGMTTGCVLHELNDKQRQESYRADITYGQNNEFGFDYLRDNMKFRLQDYVQRELNYAIVDEVDSILIDEARTPLIISGPTEDSTDKYYRVDQVIPGLVPDQDYTLDEKHRAVALTDDGIEKLQKRLSVGNLYDPGEIETLHHVEQALRAHTLYKRDKDYVVKDGEVMIVDEFTGRLMPGRRWSDGLHQAIEAKEGVKIENENQTLATVSFQNYFRMYSKLSGMTGTADTEAEEFAKIYNLDVRVIPTNRGLVRQDQQDVVYKTEREKFEAVAEQIEELHKAGQPVLVGTVSIAKSEVVANFLKKRGVPHNVLNAKAHQREADIVAQAGRKGAVTISTNMAGRGTDILLGGNAEIMAKAAMGAPPEMPQPVEGQALDLTGYQQALADWEKTFAETKQKFEEQTKAERAEVMSAGGLFIIGTERHESRRIDNQLRGRAGRQGDPGASRFFLSLEDDLMRIFGSERIQGLMERLGMEEGEVIEHIWLSRAIESAQKRVEGHNFDIRKNLLEYDDVMNQQRRTIYKLRRQVLAAGAGMPLVEYEEDPKTRVKSRSERTVSWADFRELVLDAVEDVIVSLTDTYAPTRSSDSWDVVSLQNAVKESFNLEMEFGGTGNREELQEQIYQAAEKIFVEREKEFGEDFMRFLQYRYLATIDQLWKDHLLAMDHLRQGIGLRGYGQKDPKQEYKKEGYEGFIQMLGAIKTQFVSQMMRVQARSASSAAEEAARIQKQLAQQQKKAVEGRGDAEGRLDEASVAAAARPAAAKADGPRVGRNDPCPCGSGRKYKKCHGAAEASV